One Methanobacterium formicicum DNA segment encodes these proteins:
- a CDS encoding F420-nonreducing hydrogenase has product MVKIALEALASCSGCEVSILDLHEDLATLLDQAEIVYAPILMDVKEVPDDIDIAIVSGSVRNAENKERLEELREKSKYLIAYGTCACFGGITGMADLYTPEEVTSRTYSDNPSTESAPLPNEVVPELLSIVHPAADFTRIDGFIPGCPPKEQLTHDILIPLINDEAPDVPKKSVCADCKREMEHVEFDTIHRRIEGDPEPGKCFLSQGYICLGSVTLGRCGGLCTEAGVPCHGCGGPSLDVLREPSHDIYNGVIKRIAHLSKMPEKDVEKQIYDIGHIIYGFVIGSKTMEDKQVSLIPQLVKK; this is encoded by the coding sequence ATGGTTAAAATAGCCCTAGAAGCTCTGGCCAGCTGTTCTGGATGTGAAGTTTCCATCCTGGACCTTCACGAAGATCTGGCCACACTACTGGATCAGGCCGAAATAGTTTACGCACCCATATTGATGGATGTCAAAGAAGTTCCTGATGACATTGATATTGCCATTGTCTCTGGTTCTGTCCGTAACGCTGAAAACAAGGAAAGACTGGAAGAACTCCGGGAAAAATCCAAGTACCTCATTGCCTACGGGACCTGTGCCTGTTTTGGAGGCATAACTGGTATGGCTGACCTTTATACCCCCGAAGAAGTGACATCCAGAACCTACTCCGACAACCCCAGTACTGAATCTGCACCTCTCCCCAATGAAGTTGTTCCCGAACTCTTGAGCATTGTCCACCCGGCAGCAGACTTCACCCGAATAGACGGATTCATACCGGGCTGCCCACCCAAAGAACAACTCACCCACGATATACTCATTCCCCTCATAAACGACGAAGCCCCCGATGTTCCTAAAAAAAGTGTTTGCGCCGATTGCAAACGGGAAATGGAACACGTTGAATTCGACACCATACACCGTAGAATTGAAGGTGACCCTGAACCAGGTAAATGTTTCCTGAGCCAGGGCTATATCTGCCTGGGTTCCGTGACCCTGGGACGCTGTGGTGGTTTGTGTACTGAAGCAGGAGTTCCCTGCCACGGCTGTGGAGGGCCTTCCCTGGACGTTTTAAGGGAACCAAGCCACGATATCTACAATGGAGTTATAAAGAGAATAGCTCACCTTTCCAAAATGCCTGAAAAAGACGTGGAAAAACAGATCTATGATATTGGACACATTATCTACGGATTCGTTATTGGAAGCAAAACCATGGAGGATAAACAGGTTTCACTCATTCCCCAACTGGTGAAGAAGTGA
- a CDS encoding Ni/Fe hydrogenase subunit alpha: MKNIEISPVSRIEGHAKITVQVDDAGNVADAHFHVMEIRGFEKFLEGAAVEEAPRITPRICGICQTAHHLASAKATDMVFGLEIPETAQKLRELMLLGQYIHSHSLHFYFLGAPDLVMGPESDPAMRNVVGILKSNPDLAMMAIKTRKIGQAITGVVGGKPISPVTAIPGGQSRGITAEQQAELLSEAKNAINLIEQGVEVAKPLFAQYSEAIEALGPVESHFGALTNGGSIEFYDGPAKIIDKSGNQVYEFAAADYLDYIEEKVQPWSYLKFPYLKQIGFPEGNYRVGPLARLNVADSIPTEKASALYGEYKDQYGIAQNALLYHYARLIELMYAAERAVQLLEDDSITGTDLRQQLSEPLLTKEEAEASGETKRGVGMIEATRGILIHDYETDAGGFIKRANLIVSTGQNNLSMDIGVRETAKQMIHGEEVSEGLKNKLEMIVRAYDPCLSCATHAIDGSSPLQVDIYDSEGQLLKKHLL; this comes from the coding sequence ATGAAAAATATCGAAATTAGCCCGGTAAGCAGGATTGAGGGCCACGCTAAAATCACCGTGCAGGTGGATGATGCAGGTAATGTGGCCGACGCTCATTTCCATGTTATGGAAATCAGGGGATTTGAAAAGTTCCTGGAAGGTGCTGCTGTAGAGGAAGCCCCTCGAATCACCCCCCGTATATGTGGTATATGTCAGACTGCACACCACCTGGCATCAGCCAAAGCCACGGATATGGTATTTGGACTGGAAATACCAGAAACAGCCCAAAAACTAAGGGAACTCATGTTACTGGGACAGTACATACACTCCCATTCACTTCACTTCTACTTCCTGGGTGCTCCAGACCTGGTTATGGGACCTGAGTCTGACCCAGCCATGCGAAACGTGGTGGGTATCCTAAAAAGCAACCCGGATCTGGCCATGATGGCCATAAAAACCCGTAAAATAGGGCAGGCTATCACCGGAGTGGTGGGTGGTAAACCCATAAGTCCAGTAACTGCCATACCCGGAGGACAGTCCCGGGGCATAACTGCAGAACAACAAGCTGAATTATTATCTGAAGCTAAAAATGCAATAAACCTGATAGAACAGGGTGTGGAAGTAGCTAAACCATTATTTGCCCAGTACAGTGAAGCTATTGAAGCACTGGGCCCAGTTGAAAGCCATTTCGGAGCACTGACCAACGGTGGATCCATTGAGTTCTACGATGGACCAGCCAAGATCATCGATAAATCCGGTAACCAGGTCTATGAATTTGCAGCAGCTGACTACCTGGACTACATCGAAGAAAAGGTTCAACCCTGGTCCTACTTGAAGTTCCCCTACCTAAAACAGATAGGGTTCCCTGAAGGTAATTATCGTGTGGGACCACTGGCCCGGTTAAATGTAGCCGACAGCATACCCACAGAAAAGGCATCAGCACTATACGGAGAATACAAAGACCAGTACGGAATTGCTCAAAACGCACTCCTTTACCACTACGCCCGTTTAATTGAATTGATGTACGCCGCAGAAAGGGCAGTGCAGCTTTTAGAAGATGATAGCATAACCGGTACTGACCTGCGACAACAACTCTCCGAACCACTACTGACCAAGGAAGAGGCCGAAGCATCCGGTGAAACCAAACGGGGTGTGGGCATGATCGAGGCCACCAGAGGAATCCTCATCCATGACTACGAAACAGATGCTGGTGGATTCATTAAACGTGCCAACCTCATTGTTTCTACAGGCCAGAACAACCTATCTATGGATATCGGTGTTCGGGAAACTGCCAAACAGATGATCCATGGTGAAGAAGTTTCAGAAGGTCTTAAAAACAAGCTGGAAATGATTGTACGGGCTTACGATCCCTGCTTATCCTGTGCAACCCACGCCATTGACGGAAGTTCACCACTACAGGTAGACATCTACGACAGCGAAGGCCAACTCTTGAAAAAACATCTACTCTGA
- a CDS encoding roadblock/LC7 domain-containing protein yields the protein MTDTHLKMQLEKATVDLDKTTDVEGILVVANDGRILHHNLRVDVDINLFSPMSQVISSSSLRLLSSSGQGDMERVLVESSGGKILFLGVENGHLIILMRNSANVGMVLVNAKRASLKINETTHELTLEVPTPEKIPEELPDQEIPVENVPVEKGTEEIPVKEVSVVEGVPPSSESSEDITPEQAPVESTVEKETPGESLTATTVEIEETSQKGQVTEPLEKTEEAPSEIPSESTLPAEIAELPEKPPVESEVPVGKTEDKTSEIEQKSILERAEEITTESLEVSETESTELSVEEKTVPETGKELEPKVKEEVTGIKTEVETEVEEPESVEEVKEAEPTIPTVKPPISFPSLPKQVEIPDDPEKRADLILEIYEYIFLAMSLGAAKIMGVAPARGLTKKFLPFDKCKRLLENVDLKSNATIDFAQIKENAREIPIEEREKIFIQDFNRIIEVITENYGKVMGYEAFRAMVRPEFMEIKNSYGEAMDKLDIKGKMHPEIAHLFS from the coding sequence ATGACTGACACCCATTTGAAGATGCAACTGGAAAAGGCCACTGTGGACCTGGATAAAACCACCGATGTAGAGGGTATACTGGTGGTGGCCAATGACGGGCGGATACTTCACCATAACTTACGGGTTGATGTGGATATCAATTTATTCAGCCCCATGTCCCAGGTTATCTCCAGTTCCTCCCTACGTCTGTTAAGCTCATCCGGCCAGGGAGATATGGAAAGAGTGCTGGTGGAATCTTCTGGAGGTAAAATACTCTTTTTAGGCGTGGAAAACGGTCATTTAATAATTTTAATGCGGAATTCCGCTAACGTGGGCATGGTACTGGTGAATGCCAAACGAGCATCACTGAAGATCAATGAAACAACCCACGAACTCACCCTGGAAGTGCCCACTCCGGAGAAAATACCTGAAGAATTGCCAGACCAGGAAATACCAGTGGAAAATGTTCCCGTGGAAAAAGGAACTGAAGAAATACCAGTGAAAGAAGTGTCAGTTGTTGAAGGTGTTCCCCCATCAAGTGAATCATCGGAGGATATTACCCCCGAGCAGGCCCCAGTTGAGAGTACTGTGGAGAAAGAAACTCCTGGAGAATCACTCACTGCAACTACAGTAGAAATAGAAGAAACTTCACAAAAAGGTCAGGTCACCGAACCCCTGGAAAAAACTGAGGAAGCACCCTCTGAGATTCCGTCTGAATCCACACTCCCTGCAGAAATAGCGGAGCTTCCTGAAAAACCTCCGGTCGAGTCTGAAGTGCCAGTAGGGAAAACTGAGGATAAAACTTCCGAAATTGAACAAAAATCTATTTTAGAGCGAGCAGAAGAAATAACTACTGAATCTCTGGAAGTAAGTGAAACAGAATCAACTGAACTATCTGTTGAAGAAAAAACAGTACCAGAAACTGGGAAAGAGTTAGAACCAAAAGTAAAAGAGGAAGTAACCGGAATAAAAACTGAAGTGGAAACTGAAGTGGAAGAACCAGAGTCAGTTGAGGAAGTAAAAGAAGCAGAACCTACCATACCCACAGTCAAACCCCCAATTTCATTCCCTTCACTGCCCAAGCAGGTAGAAATCCCGGATGATCCTGAAAAACGTGCCGATCTCATACTGGAAATTTATGAATACATATTCCTGGCCATGTCCCTGGGAGCAGCCAAGATCATGGGAGTGGCACCCGCCCGAGGACTCACCAAAAAATTCCTGCCCTTTGATAAATGTAAGAGACTCCTGGAAAATGTGGATCTCAAGAGCAACGCCACCATTGACTTTGCCCAGATCAAAGAAAATGCCCGGGAAATCCCCATTGAAGAACGCGAAAAAATATTTATCCAAGATTTCAACCGCATAATAGAAGTCATTACGGAAAATTATGGGAAAGTAATGGGATATGAGGCATTCCGAGCTATGGTGAGGCCTGAATTCATGGAAATCAAAAATTCCTATGGAGAAGCCATGGATAAACTGGATATCAAAGGAAAAATGCATCCAGAAATTGCTCACCTGTTCTCCTGA
- a CDS encoding replication factor C small subunit produces MNGPWVEKYRPQNLDEVVGQEHIIQRLKQYIHEESMPNLMFTGPAGVGKTTTAIALAKAMLGEYWKQNFLELNASDARGIETVRKDIKSFCRLKAVGAPFRIIFLDEVDNMTKDAQHALRREMEMYTKTSSFILSCNYSSKIIDPIQSRCAIFRFAPIKGHQVIQRLEIIAKAENVNYTPGTLESIVYFAEGDMRRAVNILQSTASMGEEVTEETVHDVVSKAKPKDVRRIVNMALDGDFMGARDLLREVMVVQGTSGEDMVTQIYQEVSRMAVDDLIASDEYIKLVENIGEYDFRIREGANPRIQLEALLTKFLPKEKAD; encoded by the coding sequence ATGAACGGACCATGGGTGGAAAAATACCGACCACAAAACCTGGATGAGGTTGTGGGTCAAGAACACATTATACAAAGACTCAAACAGTACATACACGAAGAGAGCATGCCTAACCTCATGTTCACTGGACCAGCAGGAGTGGGAAAAACCACCACGGCCATTGCCCTGGCCAAAGCCATGCTGGGGGAATACTGGAAGCAGAATTTCCTGGAACTGAATGCCTCTGATGCCAGGGGTATTGAGACTGTGCGTAAGGATATTAAGAGTTTCTGTCGGTTAAAGGCCGTTGGCGCACCCTTCCGAATTATTTTCCTGGATGAAGTGGATAACATGACCAAGGATGCCCAGCACGCCCTTCGCCGTGAGATGGAGATGTACACCAAAACATCATCTTTCATTCTTTCCTGTAACTACTCCTCCAAGATCATTGATCCTATCCAATCCCGGTGTGCCATATTCAGATTCGCCCCTATCAAAGGTCACCAAGTTATCCAGAGATTGGAAATAATAGCTAAGGCTGAAAACGTAAATTACACTCCTGGAACTCTGGAAAGCATTGTCTACTTTGCCGAGGGAGATATGCGCCGGGCAGTAAACATCCTGCAGTCCACCGCATCCATGGGCGAAGAGGTGACTGAGGAAACCGTCCATGATGTGGTTTCCAAGGCCAAACCAAAAGATGTGCGTAGAATAGTGAACATGGCACTGGATGGAGATTTTATGGGTGCCCGTGACCTTCTACGGGAGGTTATGGTGGTTCAGGGAACCAGTGGAGAAGATATGGTTACTCAGATCTATCAGGAAGTCTCCAGAATGGCGGTAGACGACCTTATTGCCAGTGATGAATACATCAAACTGGTGGAAAATATTGGAGAATACGACTTCCGAATAAGGGAAGGGGCCAATCCGCGTATACAGTTGGAAGCTTTATTAACCAAATTTTTACCAAAAGAAAAGGCAGATTAG